The following are from one region of the Gambusia affinis linkage group LG02, SWU_Gaff_1.0, whole genome shotgun sequence genome:
- the golm2 gene encoding protein GOLM2 isoform X4, whose protein sequence is MIGFGANRRGGRMPSFILVFLMVIIGVLVFNYWTVSNKHGHLLDELAEIQTQVKRSDAARSRLEKRNSELIVQVDTHKKQIDQKDGDYSLLEGKLQAREGAIKKCSDEKVKLQTDVTSQMAEVQRLREQLTELKQEFMKQEEQLREVKKNSSSLERKLEYESLQCGRQIAQLKGEYEEAKKTLEKEVSKLRLTVVGGLGNVGAGKHAGEAGGADVTGERQTVATHQHDRHSEIKEMGKPGSDAGMPGIEDSEVGKMDEVQFALKKPAITQKQNEAPDVGAAAGAGPGPEAADGPGGQGMLLDQPRLQQERIEGRAGGLAPPVIIKQGDKPIVFEEDSKAGIKADELGEQQRQIPVDSKHLKMIPLPHENAQVPKPVQQRAKEKVPAEQLHHRQNDDDRDIQDRDRAVDYGKRHQNNDIL, encoded by the exons ATGATTGGCTTTGGTGCAAACCGACGGGGAGGCCGCATGCCGTCCTTCATCCTCGTCTTTCTGATGGTCATCATCGGCGTGCTGGTTTTCAACTACTGGACGGTGTCCAACAAGCACGGACATCTGCTGGACGAACTGGCGGAGATACAGACGCAGGTGAAGCGCTCGGACGCGGCGCGGAGCCGCCTGGAGAAGCGCAACTCGGAGCTGATAGTGCAGGTGGACACGCACAAGAAACAGATCGACCAGAAGGATGGAGACTACAGCTTGCTGGAGGGCAAGCTCCAGGCCAGAGAGGGGGCCATCAAGAAGTGTTCAGATGAGAAG GTGAAATTGCAAACTGACGTCACATCCCAAATGGCCGAGGTGCAGAGACTTAGAG agcagctgaCGGAGCTGAAGCAGGAGTTCATGAAGCAAGAAGAGCAGCTGagagaagtgaagaaaaatagCTCTAGTTTGGAGAGAAAACTGGAGTACGAGAG tttGCAGTGTGGACGTCAGATTGCACAGCTTAAGGGAGAGTatgaagaagcaaaaaaaaccctggagaAAGAAGTGTCAAAGCTGAGACTG ACTGTGGTCGGTGGCCTGGGCAACGTGGGCGCAGGAAAGCATGCAGGGGAAGCAGGAGGTGCGGATGTGACAGGAGAGCGCCAGACGGTGGCCACTCACCAACATGACAGGCACTCAGAGATAAAAG AAATGGGCAAACCTGGCAGCGATGCTGGCATGCCTGGAATTGAAGACAGTGAGGTGGGAAAAATGGATGAAGTTCAGTTTG cctTGAAGAAGCCCGCCATCACTCAGAAGCAGAACGAGGCGCCGGATGTGGGAGCCGCAGCTGGTGCTGGTCCTGGCCCGGAAGCAGCCGATGGTCCTGGAGGTCAAGGCATGCTGTTGGACCAGCCCAGGCTCCAGCAGGAGCGGATAGAGGGCCGAGCAGGGGGGCTCGCACCCCCAGTCATCATCAAACAGGGAGACAAGCCAATAGTGTTTGAAGAAGATAGCAAGGCAGGGATCAAGGCAGACGAGCTGGGAGAACAGCAAAGACAAATCCCAG TTGACAGCAAACATTTGAAGATGATTCCTCTGCCTCACGAGAACGCCCAGGTGCCCAAGCCCGTCCAGCAACGCGCCAAAGAAAAAGTCCCTGCGGAGCAGTTGCACCACCGCCAAA atgaCGACGATCGGGACATTCAGGACAGAGACCGAGCCGTGGATTATGGGAAAAGACATCAAAACAATGACATTCTTTGA
- the golm2 gene encoding protein GOLM2 isoform X3, giving the protein MIGFGANRRGGRMPSFILVFLMVIIGVLVFNYWTVSNKHGHLLDELAEIQTQVKRSDAARSRLEKRNSELIVQVDTHKKQIDQKDGDYSLLEGKLQAREGAIKKCSDEKVKLQTDVTSQMAEVQRLREQLTELKQEFMKQEEQLREVKKNSSSLERKLEYESLQCGRQIAQLKGEYEEAKKTLEKEVSKLRLTVVGGLGNVGAGKHAGEAGGADVTGERQTVATHQHDRHSEIKEEMGKPGSDAGMPGIEDSEVGKMDEVQFALKKPAITQKQNEAPDVGAAAGAGPGPEAADGPGGQGMLLDQPRLQQERIEGRAGGLAPPVIIKQGDKPIVFEEDSKAGIKADELGEQQRQIPVDSKHLKMIPLPHENAQVPKPVQQRAKEKVPAEQLHHRQNDDDRDIQDRDRAVDYGKRHQNNDIL; this is encoded by the exons ATGATTGGCTTTGGTGCAAACCGACGGGGAGGCCGCATGCCGTCCTTCATCCTCGTCTTTCTGATGGTCATCATCGGCGTGCTGGTTTTCAACTACTGGACGGTGTCCAACAAGCACGGACATCTGCTGGACGAACTGGCGGAGATACAGACGCAGGTGAAGCGCTCGGACGCGGCGCGGAGCCGCCTGGAGAAGCGCAACTCGGAGCTGATAGTGCAGGTGGACACGCACAAGAAACAGATCGACCAGAAGGATGGAGACTACAGCTTGCTGGAGGGCAAGCTCCAGGCCAGAGAGGGGGCCATCAAGAAGTGTTCAGATGAGAAG GTGAAATTGCAAACTGACGTCACATCCCAAATGGCCGAGGTGCAGAGACTTAGAG agcagctgaCGGAGCTGAAGCAGGAGTTCATGAAGCAAGAAGAGCAGCTGagagaagtgaagaaaaatagCTCTAGTTTGGAGAGAAAACTGGAGTACGAGAG tttGCAGTGTGGACGTCAGATTGCACAGCTTAAGGGAGAGTatgaagaagcaaaaaaaaccctggagaAAGAAGTGTCAAAGCTGAGACTG ACTGTGGTCGGTGGCCTGGGCAACGTGGGCGCAGGAAAGCATGCAGGGGAAGCAGGAGGTGCGGATGTGACAGGAGAGCGCCAGACGGTGGCCACTCACCAACATGACAGGCACTCAGAGATAAAAG AAGAAATGGGCAAACCTGGCAGCGATGCTGGCATGCCTGGAATTGAAGACAGTGAGGTGGGAAAAATGGATGAAGTTCAGTTTG cctTGAAGAAGCCCGCCATCACTCAGAAGCAGAACGAGGCGCCGGATGTGGGAGCCGCAGCTGGTGCTGGTCCTGGCCCGGAAGCAGCCGATGGTCCTGGAGGTCAAGGCATGCTGTTGGACCAGCCCAGGCTCCAGCAGGAGCGGATAGAGGGCCGAGCAGGGGGGCTCGCACCCCCAGTCATCATCAAACAGGGAGACAAGCCAATAGTGTTTGAAGAAGATAGCAAGGCAGGGATCAAGGCAGACGAGCTGGGAGAACAGCAAAGACAAATCCCAG TTGACAGCAAACATTTGAAGATGATTCCTCTGCCTCACGAGAACGCCCAGGTGCCCAAGCCCGTCCAGCAACGCGCCAAAGAAAAAGTCCCTGCGGAGCAGTTGCACCACCGCCAAA atgaCGACGATCGGGACATTCAGGACAGAGACCGAGCCGTGGATTATGGGAAAAGACATCAAAACAATGACATTCTTTGA
- the golm2 gene encoding protein GOLM2 isoform X2, protein MIGFGANRRGGRMPSFILVFLMVIIGVLVFNYWTVSNKHGHLLDELAEIQTQVKRSDAARSRLEKRNSELIVQVDTHKKQIDQKDGDYSLLEGKLQAREGAIKKCSDEKVKLQTDVTSQMAEVQRLREQLTELKQEFMKQEEQLREVKKNSSSLERKLEYESLQCGRQIAQLKGEYEEAKKTLEKEVSKLRLTVVGGLGNVGAGKHAGEAGGADVTGERQTVATHQHDRHSEIKEEMGKPGSDAGMPGIEDSEVGKMDEVQFALKKPAITQKQNEAPDVGAAAGAGPGPEAADGPGGQGMLLDQPRLQQERIEGRAGGLAPPVIIKQGDKPIVFEEDSKAGIKADELGEQQRQIPVDSKHLKMIPLPHENAQVPKPVQQRAKEKVPAEQLHHRQSRFFDENESPVDPQHGSKLADYNGDDGNVGEYEADKQAELAYNEEEDGDGGEEDVQDDDDRDIQDRDRAVDYGKRHQNNDIL, encoded by the exons ATGATTGGCTTTGGTGCAAACCGACGGGGAGGCCGCATGCCGTCCTTCATCCTCGTCTTTCTGATGGTCATCATCGGCGTGCTGGTTTTCAACTACTGGACGGTGTCCAACAAGCACGGACATCTGCTGGACGAACTGGCGGAGATACAGACGCAGGTGAAGCGCTCGGACGCGGCGCGGAGCCGCCTGGAGAAGCGCAACTCGGAGCTGATAGTGCAGGTGGACACGCACAAGAAACAGATCGACCAGAAGGATGGAGACTACAGCTTGCTGGAGGGCAAGCTCCAGGCCAGAGAGGGGGCCATCAAGAAGTGTTCAGATGAGAAG GTGAAATTGCAAACTGACGTCACATCCCAAATGGCCGAGGTGCAGAGACTTAGAG agcagctgaCGGAGCTGAAGCAGGAGTTCATGAAGCAAGAAGAGCAGCTGagagaagtgaagaaaaatagCTCTAGTTTGGAGAGAAAACTGGAGTACGAGAG tttGCAGTGTGGACGTCAGATTGCACAGCTTAAGGGAGAGTatgaagaagcaaaaaaaaccctggagaAAGAAGTGTCAAAGCTGAGACTG ACTGTGGTCGGTGGCCTGGGCAACGTGGGCGCAGGAAAGCATGCAGGGGAAGCAGGAGGTGCGGATGTGACAGGAGAGCGCCAGACGGTGGCCACTCACCAACATGACAGGCACTCAGAGATAAAAG AAGAAATGGGCAAACCTGGCAGCGATGCTGGCATGCCTGGAATTGAAGACAGTGAGGTGGGAAAAATGGATGAAGTTCAGTTTG cctTGAAGAAGCCCGCCATCACTCAGAAGCAGAACGAGGCGCCGGATGTGGGAGCCGCAGCTGGTGCTGGTCCTGGCCCGGAAGCAGCCGATGGTCCTGGAGGTCAAGGCATGCTGTTGGACCAGCCCAGGCTCCAGCAGGAGCGGATAGAGGGCCGAGCAGGGGGGCTCGCACCCCCAGTCATCATCAAACAGGGAGACAAGCCAATAGTGTTTGAAGAAGATAGCAAGGCAGGGATCAAGGCAGACGAGCTGGGAGAACAGCAAAGACAAATCCCAG TTGACAGCAAACATTTGAAGATGATTCCTCTGCCTCACGAGAACGCCCAGGTGCCCAAGCCCGTCCAGCAACGCGCCAAAGAAAAAGTCCCTGCGGAGCAGTTGCACCACCGCCAAA GCCGGTTCTTTGATGAGAACGAGTCCCCAGTAGATCCGCAGCACGGCTCTAAGCTGGCGGACTACAATGGGGACGACGGCAACGTTGGTGAGTATGAGGCCGACAAGCAGGCCGAGCTGGCCTAcaatgaggaagaggatggtGATGGTGGGGAGGAAGACGTTCAAG atgaCGACGATCGGGACATTCAGGACAGAGACCGAGCCGTGGATTATGGGAAAAGACATCAAAACAATGACATTCTTTGA
- the golm2 gene encoding protein GOLM2 isoform X1, with translation MIGFGANRRGGRMPSFILVFLMVIIGVLVFNYWTVSNKHGHLLDELAEIQTQVKRSDAARSRLEKRNSELIVQVDTHKKQIDQKDGDYSLLEGKLQAREGAIKKCSDEKVKLQTDVTSQMAEVQRLREQLTELKQEFMKQEEQLREVKKNSSSLERKLEYESLQCGRQIAQLKGEYEEAKKTLEKEVSKLRLTVVGGLGNVGAGKHAGEAGGADVTGERQTVATHQHDRHSEIKEMGKPGSDAGMPGIEDSEVGKMDEVQFALKKPAITQKQNEAPDVGAAAGAGPGPEAADGPGGQGMLLDQPRLQQERIEGRAGGLAPPVIIKQGDKPIVFEEDSKAGIKADELGEQQRQIPVDSKHLKMIPLPHENAQVPKPVQQRAKEKVPAEQLHHRQSRFFDENESPVDPQHGSKLADYNGDDGNVGEYEADKQAELAYNEEEDGDGGEEDVQDDDDRDIQDRDRAVDYGKRHQNNDIL, from the exons ATGATTGGCTTTGGTGCAAACCGACGGGGAGGCCGCATGCCGTCCTTCATCCTCGTCTTTCTGATGGTCATCATCGGCGTGCTGGTTTTCAACTACTGGACGGTGTCCAACAAGCACGGACATCTGCTGGACGAACTGGCGGAGATACAGACGCAGGTGAAGCGCTCGGACGCGGCGCGGAGCCGCCTGGAGAAGCGCAACTCGGAGCTGATAGTGCAGGTGGACACGCACAAGAAACAGATCGACCAGAAGGATGGAGACTACAGCTTGCTGGAGGGCAAGCTCCAGGCCAGAGAGGGGGCCATCAAGAAGTGTTCAGATGAGAAG GTGAAATTGCAAACTGACGTCACATCCCAAATGGCCGAGGTGCAGAGACTTAGAG agcagctgaCGGAGCTGAAGCAGGAGTTCATGAAGCAAGAAGAGCAGCTGagagaagtgaagaaaaatagCTCTAGTTTGGAGAGAAAACTGGAGTACGAGAG tttGCAGTGTGGACGTCAGATTGCACAGCTTAAGGGAGAGTatgaagaagcaaaaaaaaccctggagaAAGAAGTGTCAAAGCTGAGACTG ACTGTGGTCGGTGGCCTGGGCAACGTGGGCGCAGGAAAGCATGCAGGGGAAGCAGGAGGTGCGGATGTGACAGGAGAGCGCCAGACGGTGGCCACTCACCAACATGACAGGCACTCAGAGATAAAAG AAATGGGCAAACCTGGCAGCGATGCTGGCATGCCTGGAATTGAAGACAGTGAGGTGGGAAAAATGGATGAAGTTCAGTTTG cctTGAAGAAGCCCGCCATCACTCAGAAGCAGAACGAGGCGCCGGATGTGGGAGCCGCAGCTGGTGCTGGTCCTGGCCCGGAAGCAGCCGATGGTCCTGGAGGTCAAGGCATGCTGTTGGACCAGCCCAGGCTCCAGCAGGAGCGGATAGAGGGCCGAGCAGGGGGGCTCGCACCCCCAGTCATCATCAAACAGGGAGACAAGCCAATAGTGTTTGAAGAAGATAGCAAGGCAGGGATCAAGGCAGACGAGCTGGGAGAACAGCAAAGACAAATCCCAG TTGACAGCAAACATTTGAAGATGATTCCTCTGCCTCACGAGAACGCCCAGGTGCCCAAGCCCGTCCAGCAACGCGCCAAAGAAAAAGTCCCTGCGGAGCAGTTGCACCACCGCCAAA GCCGGTTCTTTGATGAGAACGAGTCCCCAGTAGATCCGCAGCACGGCTCTAAGCTGGCGGACTACAATGGGGACGACGGCAACGTTGGTGAGTATGAGGCCGACAAGCAGGCCGAGCTGGCCTAcaatgaggaagaggatggtGATGGTGGGGAGGAAGACGTTCAAG atgaCGACGATCGGGACATTCAGGACAGAGACCGAGCCGTGGATTATGGGAAAAGACATCAAAACAATGACATTCTTTGA